A portion of the Cryptomeria japonica chromosome 5, Sugi_1.0, whole genome shotgun sequence genome contains these proteins:
- the LOC131051243 gene encoding protein CURVATURE THYLAKOID 1B, chloroplastic — protein sequence MAASLLNISVNCSTPRLDGASSVKASHNVNALTLSVKLPALPVNGASQKKCAQAQKNLYIGGHRNTKRVVVTATGESAEPGTNVDDILKSVQEVWNKVEDKYAIVGLGLTATIALWGSTGLIGAIDKLPFIPSVFELVGITYTAWFTYRNLLFKPDREALLKKIQENFDQITGSK from the exons ATGGCTGCCTCTCTGCTTAACATTTCCGTCAACTGCTCCACTCCTCGACTTGACGGAGCTTCTTCTGTCAAAGCATCTCACAATGTTAATGCGTTGACGCTTTCTGTCAAGCTGCCGGCTCTGCCTGTCAACGGGGCGTCACAAAAGAAATGTGCGCAGGCCCAGAAAAATTTGTACATTGGAG GTCATAGGAACACCAAAAGGGTGGTTGTTACAGCTACGGGAGAGTCAGCTGAGCCAGGAACTAATGTTGATGATATATTGAAGAGCGTTCAGGAAGTT TGGAACAAGGTGGAGGATAAGTATGCTATTGTTGGACTGGGACTTACAGCTACAATAGCCCTTTGGGGATCAACTGGCTTGATTGGG GCAATCGATAAATTGCCATTCATCCCAAGCGTTTTTGAACTTGTTGGAATCACTTACACAGCA TGGTTTACGTATCGGAATCTGCTATTCAAACCAGATAG GGAGGCCTTACTCAAGAAAATTCAGGAGAATTTCGATCAGATAACTGGAAGCAAATGA